The Croceicoccus marinus genome contains a region encoding:
- the katG gene encoding catalase/peroxidase HPI yields the protein MDAKTTDPLKGGCPVQHQARKSLTGRTNRDWWPNHLSLDILHQGYTNPSPFDPDFDYAEAFNALDYDAVKRDLHALMTDSQPWWPADYGHYGPFFIRMAWHSAGTYRIQDGRGGAGSGQQRFAPLNSWPDNANLDKARRLLWPIKQKYGKNLSWADLMIMAGNVAFESMGAPVFGFGGGRADTFEPETDVYWGTEEYWVGHENNETRIQPDKELDLEDPLAAIQMGLIYVNPEGPGGDPDPMGSARDIRKTFGNMGMNDVETAALTVGGHTFGKCHGAGDASLVGAEPEGADIAMQGLGWTSGHESGVGDHTITSGLEGAWTPTPTQWDMSYFDMLLDHEYELVRSPAGAKQWTPVGAPPETLAPQAHDPSKKQPTIMTTADMAMKVDPEYRRIMEKFRADPDYFADQFARAWFKLCHRDMGPRSRYHGPEVPEEDLIWQDPLPRLDHPLVDASDIGSLKEKILDSGLSVSELVSTAWAAASTYRGSDHRGGANGGRIRLAPQKDWEVNEPQKLARVIEKLESIRSDFNGSASGGKKISFADLVVLAGGAAIEKAAKDGGQQVEVPFTPGRVDATQDQTDVENFGWLEPRADGFRNYLKTRHSVPTEELLVDRAQLLRLTGPEMTVLVGGLRVLGANYGGSREGVLTDRPGVLSNDFFVNLLDMRTAWKQVEEDSDEKFIGTDRDTDEEMWSATRTDLAFGANSQLRALSEVYAENGMESKFIADFVKAWVKVMELDRFDLKRK from the coding sequence ATGGACGCCAAGACCACAGACCCCCTGAAGGGCGGCTGCCCGGTGCAGCACCAAGCGCGCAAGTCGCTGACCGGCAGGACGAACCGCGACTGGTGGCCCAACCACCTCTCGCTCGACATCCTGCACCAGGGCTACACCAATCCCAGCCCCTTCGACCCCGATTTCGACTATGCCGAGGCGTTCAACGCGCTCGATTACGACGCGGTGAAGCGCGACCTGCATGCGCTGATGACCGACAGCCAGCCGTGGTGGCCCGCCGACTATGGCCATTACGGTCCGTTCTTCATCCGCATGGCATGGCACAGCGCGGGCACCTATCGCATCCAGGACGGCCGCGGCGGCGCAGGCTCCGGCCAGCAGCGCTTTGCCCCGCTCAACTCGTGGCCCGACAACGCCAATCTCGACAAGGCGCGCCGCCTGTTGTGGCCGATCAAGCAGAAATACGGCAAGAACCTCAGCTGGGCCGACCTGATGATCATGGCGGGCAATGTCGCGTTCGAATCCATGGGCGCGCCCGTGTTCGGCTTTGGCGGAGGCCGCGCCGACACGTTCGAGCCCGAGACCGACGTCTATTGGGGGACCGAGGAATACTGGGTCGGGCACGAGAACAACGAGACCCGCATCCAGCCCGACAAGGAGCTGGATCTGGAAGACCCGCTCGCCGCGATCCAGATGGGGCTGATCTATGTGAACCCCGAAGGTCCCGGCGGCGATCCAGACCCGATGGGCAGCGCGCGCGACATCCGCAAGACCTTCGGCAACATGGGGATGAACGATGTTGAGACTGCGGCGCTGACCGTGGGCGGCCACACCTTCGGCAAGTGCCACGGCGCGGGCGATGCCAGCCTCGTGGGCGCAGAGCCTGAGGGCGCGGATATCGCGATGCAGGGCCTTGGCTGGACGTCGGGCCATGAAAGCGGCGTGGGCGACCACACCATCACCAGCGGTCTGGAAGGCGCATGGACCCCCACTCCGACGCAGTGGGACATGAGCTATTTCGACATGCTGCTCGACCATGAATACGAACTGGTCCGCAGCCCCGCCGGTGCCAAGCAATGGACCCCCGTGGGCGCTCCGCCCGAGACTTTGGCCCCGCAGGCGCATGATCCGTCGAAGAAGCAGCCCACGATCATGACCACCGCCGACATGGCGATGAAGGTCGACCCCGAATATCGCAGGATCATGGAGAAGTTCCGCGCCGATCCGGACTATTTCGCCGACCAGTTCGCCCGCGCCTGGTTCAAATTGTGCCACCGCGACATGGGCCCCCGGTCGCGCTATCACGGACCCGAGGTGCCCGAGGAAGACCTGATCTGGCAGGATCCCCTGCCCAGGCTGGACCACCCGCTCGTCGATGCAAGCGACATCGGCTCGCTGAAGGAAAAGATCCTCGATAGCGGCCTGTCGGTCAGCGAACTCGTCTCCACCGCATGGGCGGCGGCCAGCACCTATCGCGGGTCGGACCATCGCGGCGGTGCGAATGGCGGGCGCATCCGGCTCGCTCCGCAAAAGGACTGGGAAGTCAACGAACCGCAGAAGCTGGCCAGGGTGATCGAAAAGCTCGAGTCCATCCGGTCGGACTTCAACGGCTCGGCCAGCGGCGGGAAAAAGATCTCCTTCGCCGACCTCGTCGTCCTTGCGGGCGGCGCGGCCATCGAAAAGGCGGCGAAAGACGGCGGCCAGCAGGTCGAGGTGCCGTTCACCCCGGGCCGCGTCGATGCCACGCAGGACCAGACCGATGTGGAGAATTTCGGCTGGCTCGAACCGCGCGCCGACGGTTTCCGCAACTACCTCAAGACACGCCACAGCGTCCCGACCGAGGAATTGCTGGTCGACCGCGCGCAATTGCTGCGGCTGACCGGGCCGGAAATGACCGTGCTGGTCGGCGGGCTGCGCGTGCTGGGCGCCAATTATGGCGGCAGCAGGGAAGGCGTGCTCACCGACCGGCCGGGCGTGCTGTCGAACGACTTCTTCGTGAACCTGCTCGACATGCGTACCGCGTGGAAACAGGTCGAGGAGGACAGCGACGAGAAGTTCATCGGCACCGACCGCGACACGGATGAGGAGATGTGGTCCGCGACCCGTACCGACCTCGCCTTCGGC